One region of Acidobacteriota bacterium genomic DNA includes:
- a CDS encoding ABC transporter permease has protein sequence MSERRLGFAGQVRAVWRKEFTDAMRDRRSLMSALLYPILMPLMMTLMFGALARLEGSERPLELPIAGQERAPNLVAWLEERGVIVVDPPSDPEAAVRNGDVDLVLIIDEDYGEHFRSVQPAAVRLVRDSSRTASGSSIGRTRNLLRQYSNQVAVLRLVARGVSPGVMQAVQVDELDLATPAQSAARLFAMIPMLLILGAFIGGLNVAIDTTAGERERHSLEPLLVNPVSRTALTAGKWLTTCVFGLVASVLTLIAFLFMMRFVPLEQLEMQLNLGYPQLLLMVVAVAPVALLASGLQMFVATFSRSFKEAQTYVSVLIFLPMIPGMVTQIYPLQPAAWMMAVPALSQQLLLVDVMGGEGVSIPGLVGSAAATTVLAFVFLALTSRMLSQEKIIFGRT, from the coding sequence ATGAGCGAACGCCGGCTGGGTTTCGCTGGCCAGGTCCGCGCGGTCTGGCGGAAGGAGTTCACGGACGCCATGCGCGACCGGCGGTCGCTGATGTCGGCGCTCCTCTATCCGATCCTGATGCCGCTGATGATGACCCTCATGTTCGGCGCCCTGGCGCGCCTGGAGGGCAGCGAGCGGCCGTTGGAACTGCCGATCGCCGGCCAGGAGCGCGCCCCGAATCTGGTCGCGTGGCTGGAGGAGCGCGGCGTGATCGTCGTCGATCCGCCGAGCGATCCGGAGGCGGCGGTGCGCAACGGTGACGTCGATCTGGTGCTGATCATCGACGAGGACTATGGAGAGCACTTCCGCTCGGTGCAGCCCGCGGCCGTCCGCCTCGTGCGCGACAGCTCCCGAACCGCGTCGGGTTCCAGCATCGGCCGGACGCGCAACCTGCTCCGCCAGTACAGCAACCAGGTAGCGGTACTCCGCTTGGTCGCCCGCGGCGTCAGCCCGGGAGTGATGCAGGCGGTGCAAGTCGACGAGCTGGATCTCGCAACGCCGGCGCAGTCCGCCGCCCGGCTCTTCGCCATGATCCCGATGCTGCTCATTCTGGGTGCGTTCATCGGCGGGCTCAACGTGGCCATAGACACCACGGCCGGAGAGCGGGAGCGCCACTCTCTGGAGCCGCTACTGGTCAACCCCGTGTCCCGCACCGCGTTGACGGCCGGGAAATGGCTCACGACCTGCGTGTTCGGCCTCGTCGCCTCGGTGCTGACGCTGATCGCTTTCCTGTTCATGATGCGCTTCGTGCCTCTGGAGCAGCTTGAGATGCAACTCAACCTGGGGTACCCGCAACTCCTCCTGATGGTCGTCGCCGTCGCGCCGGTGGCGCTCCTGGCTTCCGGCCTCCAGATGTTCGTGGCGACCTTCTCGCGCAGCTTCAAGGAGGCGCAGACTTACGTCAGCGTACTGATCTTCCTGCCGATGATCCCCGGCATGGTCACGCAGATATATCCGCTGCAGCCGGCGGCCTGGATGATGGCGGTGCCGGCCCTTTCCCAGCAGCTCCTGCTGGTCGACGTCATGGGCGGCGAGGGGGTCTCGATCCCGGGTCTCGTCGGATCGGCCGCCGCCACCACCGTGCTCGCGTTCGTGTTTCTTGCCCTTACGTCCCGGATGCTGAGTCAGGAGAAGATCATCTTTGGACGCACGTAG
- a CDS encoding cupin domain-containing protein, whose amino-acid sequence MGTVVVVAVVWFGQEASSGQENPFTGTSFRIEAGDVRVSSRGFEAGARTHWHTHSEQLLFVKEGALRYQVEGQPVRNIGLHETARLPRGVRHWHGATPDEALTHVSITFPNADGEHLAIEWMEPVTDDVYESGAGR is encoded by the coding sequence ATGGGGACCGTCGTGGTGGTCGCGGTGGTTTGGTTCGGCCAGGAGGCGTCGTCCGGCCAGGAGAATCCCTTCACCGGCACGTCCTTCCGGATCGAGGCGGGGGATGTCCGCGTGTCGTCCCGGGGTTTCGAGGCCGGCGCCCGAACGCACTGGCACACCCACAGCGAACAGTTGCTGTTCGTAAAGGAGGGCGCGCTCCGTTACCAGGTCGAGGGGCAGCCGGTCCGGAACATCGGTTTGCACGAGACCGCCCGTCTGCCGCGCGGCGTGCGCCACTGGCACGGCGCGACGCCGGATGAGGCGCTGACGCACGTTTCGATCACGTTCCCGAACGCGGACGGCGAGCACCTGGCCATCGAGTGGATGGAGCCGGTCACCGACGACGTATACGAGAGCGGCGCGGGCCGGTGA
- a CDS encoding FtsX-like permease family protein, giving the protein MGPADACRQDLRYAIRGLRRQPGFTLTATLTLALGLGLTVGLFAVVDAVLLQPLPFADQDELVVMWEKDDSSSNPHIEVSLPNFEDWRAEAGSFADMAAMGSTTWGDVEVQEDPPLRLTISAVSASFFDTLGAQALHGRTFVAAEDEPEAPRTMVLSHAAWQQYFDRDPAIVGSTVPVGAGREPFTVVGVMPPAFRFPPGAEVWTPVGRELAGIFRENTMDAGARRGLGVLYVIGRLAPGRTLEQARAEMDVIVPGLWESHFSRWETRRAVITPLADYVFGNGEAALLVLQIGALLLLLIAGVNVAGLIIVRSQSRRRDVAVQCALGIGQGRLFRGHLIETLLVTGGAAAGGLALAWVTLPVLAALGPADLPRLENAAVDGRAVAVAAALALGLGLAMTAVTSPGASRLPLAAWLRDGARGATGGRTGSAARNALVVSQVAMALVLTVGAGLLASSYLNLARIDLGYRPADVLTVSLTPRDGAYEADAQRRSAYRELLNRVRELRGVEAAGGALLLPFQHGVVGVDGGVILEGEPLDGPDRPERPPIAMQSVSPGYFTAMGIDLVAGRTFTDRDTLEAPPAVVVSESLARYLWPTSEPLGRRLIAIGAQAEADDSPAWQTVVGVVGDARYRELERGRFDLYVPFTQVPMNLNHLVIQTEGDPAQLAPAIRSEVHLADPNFVIGSIAPMRSLIDNVLRPWQFNMTMATLLAALATGLAAIGLFGAVAFGVARRTREIAVRRAVGARPADVLRLVWGQSVSLALLGAAIGVGVAFASSGLLRPLLFGVTPLAPAIIAGLTALLLVICAAASLLAARRATRIEPLAALRDSG; this is encoded by the coding sequence ATGGGTCCTGCCGACGCCTGCCGCCAGGACCTCCGCTACGCAATCCGCGGCCTCCGCAGGCAACCCGGCTTCACGCTGACGGCGACGCTGACGCTGGCCCTCGGTCTCGGGTTGACAGTGGGCCTGTTCGCCGTCGTGGACGCGGTCCTTCTTCAGCCGCTGCCATTTGCCGATCAGGACGAGCTGGTCGTCATGTGGGAGAAGGACGACAGCAGCAGCAACCCGCACATCGAGGTGTCGCTTCCCAACTTCGAGGACTGGCGGGCGGAGGCGGGGTCGTTCGCGGATATGGCCGCGATGGGATCGACGACCTGGGGCGACGTGGAGGTTCAGGAGGATCCGCCGCTCCGGCTGACCATCAGCGCGGTCTCCGCCTCGTTCTTCGACACGCTGGGGGCGCAGGCGCTCCACGGCCGGACGTTCGTGGCGGCGGAGGACGAGCCGGAGGCGCCCCGCACGATGGTGCTGAGCCACGCCGCGTGGCAGCAGTACTTCGATAGGGACCCTGCCATCGTGGGGTCCACGGTCCCCGTCGGAGCGGGGCGCGAACCGTTCACGGTGGTCGGCGTCATGCCGCCCGCCTTCCGATTCCCGCCCGGGGCGGAAGTATGGACGCCGGTTGGGCGCGAGCTGGCCGGCATCTTCCGCGAAAACACCATGGACGCGGGCGCGCGGCGCGGCCTCGGCGTCCTCTACGTCATCGGCCGCCTCGCTCCCGGCCGGACCCTGGAGCAGGCGCGAGCCGAAATGGACGTCATCGTACCGGGGCTGTGGGAATCGCACTTCTCGCGGTGGGAAACGCGACGGGCGGTCATCACGCCCCTGGCGGACTACGTCTTCGGCAACGGCGAAGCGGCCCTGCTCGTGCTCCAGATCGGTGCGCTGCTCCTGCTGCTGATTGCCGGCGTCAACGTGGCCGGATTGATCATCGTGCGGTCGCAGTCGCGCCGGCGGGACGTGGCCGTGCAGTGCGCGCTCGGCATTGGCCAGGGACGCCTGTTTCGAGGCCACCTGATCGAGACGCTGCTCGTGACGGGAGGCGCGGCGGCAGGCGGGCTTGCACTGGCCTGGGTCACCCTGCCGGTGCTCGCGGCGCTCGGGCCGGCGGACCTGCCCAGGCTGGAGAACGCCGCCGTCGACGGAAGAGCGGTGGCGGTCGCCGCGGCGCTGGCGCTTGGCCTCGGTCTTGCGATGACCGCCGTAACGTCCCCGGGGGCCAGCCGGCTGCCGCTCGCCGCCTGGCTGCGCGACGGCGCGCGCGGCGCGACGGGTGGCCGGACGGGGAGCGCCGCACGCAACGCGCTGGTCGTCTCCCAGGTTGCGATGGCGCTGGTGCTGACGGTGGGCGCGGGGCTCCTCGCGTCGAGCTATCTCAACCTCGCGCGGATCGACCTCGGCTACCGGCCCGCCGATGTACTGACGGTCAGCCTCACGCCGCGCGACGGCGCCTACGAGGCGGACGCGCAGCGGCGGAGCGCCTATCGTGAACTACTCAACCGCGTCCGGGAACTGCGCGGCGTGGAAGCGGCGGGCGGCGCCCTGCTGCTCCCCTTCCAGCATGGCGTCGTCGGCGTGGACGGCGGCGTCATCCTGGAGGGGGAACCGCTGGATGGACCCGACCGCCCGGAGCGGCCGCCCATCGCCATGCAGTCCGTCTCGCCCGGCTACTTCACGGCGATGGGAATCGATCTGGTGGCCGGCCGAACGTTCACCGACCGCGACACGTTGGAGGCGCCGCCCGCCGTCGTCGTGAGCGAATCGCTGGCGCGCTACCTGTGGCCAACCAGCGAGCCGCTCGGCCGCCGCCTGATCGCCATCGGCGCCCAAGCCGAGGCGGACGACTCTCCGGCGTGGCAGACCGTCGTTGGCGTCGTCGGGGACGCCCGTTACCGCGAACTCGAACGCGGACGATTCGATCTCTATGTGCCGTTTACCCAGGTGCCGATGAACCTGAACCACCTCGTGATTCAAACGGAAGGCGATCCCGCGCAACTCGCCCCGGCGATCCGGTCCGAGGTTCATCTGGCCGATCCCAACTTCGTGATCGGGTCCATTGCACCGATGCGCAGTCTGATCGACAACGTCCTCCGACCCTGGCAGTTCAACATGACGATGGCCACTTTGCTGGCGGCTCTGGCCACGGGACTCGCGGCCATCGGCCTCTTTGGCGCCGTTGCCTTCGGCGTCGCCCGGAGGACCCGGGAGATCGCCGTGCGCCGGGCGGTCGGGGCGCGGCCCGCCGACGTGCTGCGCCTCGTTTGGGGACAGTCGGTCAGCCTCGCGCTGCTCGGGGCCGCCATCGGCGTCGGTGTCGCGTTCGCCTCCAGCGGGCTGCTCCGCCCCCTCCTCTTTGGCGTGACGCCGCTGGCGCCGGCGATCATTGCGGGCCTCACCGCCCTGCTGCTGGTCATATGTGCGGCGGCGAGCCTGCTGGCCGCGCGACGGGCGACGAGGATCGAGCCGCTCGCCGCCCTCCGGGATTCCGGCTAG
- a CDS encoding aminotransferase class I/II-fold pyridoxal phosphate-dependent enzyme: MLLSAPVTIEPFALERFQSVYEHQVDINLSESGVEPLRLEDLLPADELERLLREPLGYTQTNGSAELRELVAAEYAGASVDSVLITTGCAEANFLTCWKLVEPGDEVVVLHPNYLQTHLLAHAHGARVRPWRLRLTGGGAARWAPALDELRDLVTERTRLIALCNPNNPTGARLTGEEIDAVCTVAARHGAWVLSDEVYRGAERDGVLTASVWGRYDRLVVTSGLSKVYGLPGLRIGWVVAPPALCEELWARRDFTTIAPAALSDRLARLALAPDMSARLRARAQQRVAEHYAVVREWIAGTGAGLAHVPPEAGAIAFLGYPHAVGSEELATTLRETAGVLVAPGAYFGLDGYLRIGFGEAEAPLRIGLGRLEHLFSGLPQPA, encoded by the coding sequence ATGTTACTATCCGCCCCCGTGACCATCGAGCCGTTCGCTCTGGAGCGCTTCCAGTCCGTCTACGAGCATCAGGTCGACATCAACCTGTCGGAGAGCGGCGTCGAGCCCTTGCGGCTCGAAGACCTGCTGCCAGCGGACGAGCTCGAACGCTTGCTCCGGGAACCGCTCGGCTACACGCAGACGAACGGCTCGGCGGAACTGCGTGAACTCGTCGCGGCGGAGTACGCCGGCGCGTCGGTCGACAGCGTCCTGATCACCACGGGTTGTGCCGAGGCGAACTTCCTCACGTGCTGGAAGTTGGTCGAGCCGGGCGACGAAGTGGTGGTGTTGCATCCGAACTACCTGCAGACGCACCTGCTCGCCCATGCGCACGGGGCGCGCGTGCGTCCGTGGCGGTTGCGTCTCACCGGCGGCGGCGCAGCCCGCTGGGCGCCCGCGCTGGACGAGCTCCGCGACCTCGTCACCGAGCGCACGCGGCTGATCGCCCTCTGCAATCCGAACAACCCGACCGGGGCGCGCCTTACCGGCGAGGAGATCGACGCAGTGTGCACGGTGGCGGCGCGGCACGGCGCGTGGGTGCTCTCGGACGAGGTCTACCGCGGAGCCGAGCGCGATGGCGTTCTGACCGCATCCGTCTGGGGCCGCTACGACCGGCTTGTCGTCACGTCCGGACTCTCGAAGGTTTATGGGCTACCGGGACTGCGGATCGGCTGGGTCGTCGCTCCACCAGCCCTCTGCGAGGAACTCTGGGCCCGGCGTGACTTCACGACGATAGCGCCGGCCGCGCTGAGCGACCGCCTTGCCCGACTTGCGCTGGCGCCCGACATGAGTGCCCGGCTCCGCGCCCGGGCGCAGCAGCGCGTGGCGGAGCACTACGCCGTCGTTCGCGAGTGGATTGCCGGAACGGGGGCGGGTCTGGCTCACGTGCCACCGGAGGCGGGCGCCATCGCCTTCCTCGGCTATCCGCACGCCGTCGGGTCGGAGGAGCTGGCGACGACGTTGCGGGAGACCGCCGGCGTGCTCGTCGCCCCCGGCGCCTATTTCGGGCTCGACGGTTACCTGCGGATCGGGTTCGGCGAGGCGGAGGCGCCCCTCCGCATCGGCCTCGGCCGGCTGGAGCATCTCTTTAGCGGCTTGCCGCAGCCCGCCTGA
- a CDS encoding AbrB/MazE/SpoVT family DNA-binding domain-containing protein, giving the protein MQATITSKGQVTLPKPIRDRLHLQPGDRIDFLLDDDGCLRVEPVTASVTQLKGMVPKPGAPITLEQMDSAISRGARRRS; this is encoded by the coding sequence ATGCAGGCTACGATAACCAGCAAGGGGCAGGTGACCTTGCCCAAACCGATCAGGGACAGGCTCCACCTCCAGCCCGGCGACAGGATCGACTTTTTGCTGGACGACGATGGCTGCTTGCGAGTCGAGCCCGTCACCGCATCGGTAACGCAACTGAAGGGCATGGTGCCCAAGCCCGGCGCACCGATCACTCTCGAGCAGATGGACTCGGCCATCTCTCGGGGAGCCAGGCGCAGATCCTGA
- a CDS encoding type II toxin-antitoxin system VapC family toxin, giving the protein MVGLDTNVLARYIVQDDPSQSAAATRLIEEHCTVEVPGYVSVTVLVELVWVLTRAYGYEKPVVIEVIRQVLRTAELVVEDHHIIWAALREFAPGTADFADYLIAHRNHARGCARTCTFDRRAARGRYFALVT; this is encoded by the coding sequence ATGGTCGGACTCGACACCAACGTCCTGGCGCGCTACATCGTGCAGGACGATCCCTCACAGTCTGCCGCCGCGACGCGCCTCATCGAGGAGCACTGTACGGTGGAGGTTCCGGGCTACGTAAGCGTTACCGTACTGGTCGAGTTGGTGTGGGTTCTGACGCGCGCCTACGGCTACGAGAAGCCGGTCGTCATCGAGGTGATCCGTCAGGTGCTGCGAACCGCCGAGCTCGTGGTCGAGGACCACCACATCATCTGGGCAGCCCTGCGCGAGTTCGCGCCGGGGACCGCCGACTTTGCGGACTACCTGATTGCCCACCGCAACCACGCCCGCGGCTGCGCGCGCACCTGCACCTTCGACCGCCGGGCGGCCCGAGGCCGGTACTTCGCACTCGTGACCTGA
- a CDS encoding VOC family protein: MPTIKPCLTFDDQAEEAIRFYVSAFRDAELINITHCGPGEPRPAGTVRTVRFTLFGQEMMALNGGPSFTFTPAVSLFVHCETPAEVDSVWEPLADGGTALMPLDEYPWASRFGWIQDRFGVSWQVVAAAGRQRIVPGLLFVGEHYGQAEEAVNRYVSLFPDSGIVELRRFAEGGMEPAGFIEQARFALDGYELSVTESSLDHRFTFSPGISLYVDCAGQDELDHLWDGLGSGGTFQHGGWVVDRFGVPWQVAPASAWEMINDPDPARSRRVVNAILGMQKLDVATLERAYARE; this comes from the coding sequence ATGCCGACCATTAAGCCGTGCCTGACGTTCGACGATCAGGCCGAAGAGGCGATTCGCTTCTACGTTTCTGCGTTTCGCGATGCGGAACTCATCAACATCACGCACTGCGGGCCAGGCGAGCCGCGCCCCGCCGGCACCGTCCGGACGGTGCGGTTTACGCTCTTCGGACAGGAGATGATGGCGTTGAACGGGGGGCCGTCGTTCACGTTCACGCCGGCTGTCTCACTGTTCGTCCACTGCGAGACGCCGGCCGAGGTCGATTCGGTCTGGGAGCCGCTCGCGGACGGCGGGACGGCCCTGATGCCACTCGACGAGTACCCATGGGCCAGCCGTTTCGGGTGGATTCAGGACCGGTTCGGCGTCTCCTGGCAGGTCGTGGCGGCGGCCGGGCGCCAGCGCATTGTGCCCGGCCTGCTGTTCGTCGGTGAACACTATGGGCAGGCCGAGGAAGCGGTGAACCGCTACGTCTCCCTGTTCCCGGATTCAGGCATCGTCGAGCTTCGCCGCTTCGCCGAAGGGGGCATGGAGCCGGCCGGCTTCATCGAGCAGGCCCGCTTCGCGCTGGACGGTTACGAACTTTCCGTAACCGAGAGCAGCCTGGACCATCGGTTCACGTTCAGCCCGGGCATCTCCCTCTACGTCGACTGCGCCGGCCAGGACGAACTCGACCACCTGTGGGATGGGCTCGGCTCCGGCGGCACGTTCCAACACGGCGGCTGGGTAGTCGACCGGTTCGGCGTGCCGTGGCAAGTGGCGCCCGCGAGCGCGTGGGAGATGATCAACGACCCGGACCCCGCACGGTCCCGGCGAGTGGTCAACGCCATCCTCGGCATGCAGAAACTCGACGTGGCCACCCTCGAACGCGCCTACGCGCGGGAATAG
- a CDS encoding DUF983 domain-containing protein, with the protein MATSRGTAAHNPRVRTVLWRGLRRRCPHCGRGPLFSRWITFHPRCASCGLVFLRNQGDTWVFVLLMDRLPLFAGIVAIYFGFRITGWLSGLLFFLAIAGSLLLTMPQRQGLALALSYLGRVWFRDPSDEIPPPQTSQE; encoded by the coding sequence ATGGCAACCTCGCGCGGGACCGCGGCGCACAACCCGCGCGTGCGGACGGTGCTCTGGCGCGGACTGCGCCGCCGGTGCCCGCACTGCGGGCGCGGACCGCTCTTCTCCCGCTGGATCACGTTCCATCCCCGGTGCGCAAGCTGTGGTCTCGTGTTTCTCCGCAACCAGGGCGACACGTGGGTGTTCGTGCTCCTTATGGACCGACTACCCCTCTTTGCCGGCATCGTCGCGATCTACTTCGGCTTCCGGATCACGGGCTGGCTGAGCGGTCTGCTCTTCTTCCTGGCCATCGCCGGTTCGCTCCTGCTGACGATGCCACAACGTCAGGGCCTCGCGCTCGCGTTGAGCTACCTCGGACGGGTCTGGTTCCGGGATCCGTCCGACGAAATCCCACCGCCACAGACCAGCCAGGAATGA
- a CDS encoding DUF385 domain-containing protein → MRAIKTGGIVLVSYVLIVAAFESLLGYFQPESPDTLVLTTVDADDGAVDRVLQGLHTDGQLYVAVNHWPRAWYRRALANPRVQVTRDGETRDYMAVPVTGDEHERVESDHPHGLAFLILTGFPPRHFVRLDEAD, encoded by the coding sequence GTGAGAGCCATCAAGACCGGCGGCATCGTGCTTGTCAGCTACGTGCTGATCGTGGCGGCCTTCGAGTCGCTGCTCGGCTACTTTCAGCCCGAGTCGCCCGATACGCTGGTGTTGACCACGGTGGACGCGGACGACGGCGCCGTCGACCGCGTGCTCCAGGGGCTGCACACCGACGGGCAGCTCTACGTGGCGGTCAATCACTGGCCCCGCGCCTGGTATCGTCGCGCCCTGGCGAACCCCAGGGTACAGGTGACGCGCGACGGGGAAACGCGAGACTACATGGCCGTCCCGGTGACCGGTGACGAGCACGAGCGGGTCGAAAGCGACCATCCACACGGCCTCGCGTTCCTGATCCTGACCGGGTTTCCGCCACGTCACTTCGTGCGGTTGGACGAGGCAGACTGA
- a CDS encoding MoxR family ATPase: protein MQADLREAVDFHRAIVAEGAKALVGYEREKLLANTVLLSEIPTTYDREADRQVNAGNLLLRGVPGVGKTFFGVILAAISGARFARLQGRADLQPTEVVGFEMINPATGQFITEFGPLASAEVILLDEINRIPLKSQSAFLEGLQDRTVTVGKTTRQLPSFNFAIATMNPIELGQGTFPLSEAATDRFAIMVTVGYLPPEEEQRLVNFDFKKVALDGLMSKDRVVQLRSAITGQVFLHDALGKYIQRLVAASRPYDPENDWRRHSPSELVERYVDLGGSPRATICWGRLVKVWALLAGERAEVHPEDVQDLAKYVLGHRIWLAPHAAGQGVSVDAVIEDIIEQVPIP, encoded by the coding sequence ATGCAGGCCGATCTGCGCGAGGCGGTCGATTTCCATCGCGCGATAGTGGCCGAGGGGGCCAAGGCCCTGGTGGGCTACGAGCGGGAGAAGCTGCTCGCCAACACCGTCCTGCTGTCGGAGATTCCCACCACTTACGATCGCGAGGCGGACCGGCAGGTAAATGCCGGCAACCTGCTGCTGCGCGGCGTGCCGGGCGTCGGCAAGACGTTCTTCGGCGTCATCCTCGCCGCCATCAGCGGCGCGCGGTTCGCGCGATTGCAGGGCCGGGCGGACCTGCAGCCGACCGAGGTTGTCGGTTTCGAGATGATCAACCCGGCGACCGGCCAGTTCATCACGGAGTTCGGTCCGCTCGCCTCGGCGGAGGTGATCCTGCTTGACGAGATCAACCGGATCCCGCTCAAGTCGCAGAGCGCGTTCCTGGAGGGACTGCAGGACCGGACGGTGACGGTGGGCAAGACGACGCGACAGTTGCCGTCGTTCAACTTCGCCATCGCGACGATGAACCCGATCGAGCTGGGGCAGGGGACCTTTCCCTTGTCGGAAGCGGCGACCGACCGGTTCGCGATCATGGTGACGGTCGGCTACCTCCCGCCCGAAGAGGAACAGCGGCTGGTCAACTTCGACTTCAAGAAGGTGGCGCTCGACGGCCTGATGTCCAAGGATCGGGTGGTGCAGCTTCGCTCCGCCATCACCGGCCAGGTGTTTCTGCATGACGCGCTCGGGAAATACATTCAGCGCCTGGTCGCCGCGTCGCGTCCCTACGATCCGGAGAACGACTGGCGGCGGCACTCGCCCTCCGAGCTGGTGGAGCGCTACGTCGACCTGGGTGGATCGCCGCGGGCGACCATCTGCTGGGGACGCCTCGTCAAGGTCTGGGCGCTTCTCGCGGGCGAGCGGGCGGAAGTGCATCCGGAAGACGTCCAGGATCTCGCGAAGTACGTTCTGGGACACCGCATCTGGCTGGCGCCCCACGCGGCGGGGCAGGGCGTCTCCGTGGACGCCGTGATCGAGGACATAATCGAGCAGGTGCCGATCCCATGA
- a CDS encoding DUF58 domain-containing protein, with product MKEIVSSAIDVRVGAHPHRPSGRAPVGAPGAPGGTAPGGAPARAGAGASAVEADDDALVNWTEVQDIELAIVRRMREYMSGQHPSVFHGDGFEFAGLRDWEPGDRLTSIDWAQSTLTNFAPIVTREFEQQSTARLVIVADASSSTRCGAAGAPIARTIARTVGTLALAGAFFQDQVGLITFDRSSRHLTVRPRVGRNHAIHCLDAYQALVHGSGHAAEPHRIDDSIAGLIRRTSLVPVVSDFLFDGYEELLDELLALNATHDVFVVLIDSRDAFALPALSAGWIEVADVETGRTRLVSAADLERMGDAVAAWQDGVEQRAGELGLEVLRVGHDPERFHEQVVEFLADRRLRKR from the coding sequence ATGAAGGAGATCGTCTCCTCGGCGATCGACGTGCGGGTGGGCGCGCATCCCCACCGCCCGAGCGGGCGCGCGCCGGTGGGAGCCCCGGGTGCTCCCGGCGGAACCGCGCCCGGGGGCGCCCCCGCCCGGGCGGGAGCCGGCGCATCCGCCGTCGAAGCGGACGACGACGCGCTGGTCAACTGGACCGAGGTGCAGGACATCGAACTCGCCATCGTCCGGCGGATGCGCGAGTACATGTCGGGACAGCATCCGAGCGTCTTCCATGGCGACGGATTCGAGTTCGCCGGCCTGCGCGACTGGGAGCCGGGCGACCGGCTGACGTCGATCGACTGGGCGCAGTCGACCCTCACCAACTTCGCGCCCATCGTCACGCGGGAGTTCGAGCAGCAGAGCACGGCCCGGCTCGTCATCGTCGCCGACGCGTCCAGCTCGACGCGGTGCGGCGCGGCCGGCGCTCCCATTGCCCGGACCATCGCCCGGACCGTCGGCACGCTGGCCCTCGCCGGAGCGTTCTTCCAGGATCAGGTGGGATTGATCACCTTCGACCGGTCCTCCCGGCATCTCACGGTGCGGCCCCGGGTCGGCCGGAATCACGCGATCCACTGCCTCGATGCGTACCAGGCCCTCGTGCACGGCAGCGGCCATGCGGCGGAGCCGCACCGCATCGACGACAGCATCGCCGGCCTGATCCGCCGGACGTCGCTCGTGCCGGTCGTCTCGGACTTCCTGTTCGACGGCTACGAGGAACTGCTCGACGAGCTGCTCGCCCTGAACGCGACGCATGACGTGTTTGTCGTCCTGATCGACAGCCGCGACGCGTTCGCGCTCCCGGCGCTGTCGGCCGGCTGGATCGAGGTGGCCGACGTCGAGACGGGCCGGACTCGCCTGGTCTCGGCGGCCGACCTGGAGCGGATGGGTGATGCGGTGGCGGCGTGGCAGGACGGAGTGGAGCAGCGGGCCGGCGAGCTGGGGCTAGAGGTGCTCCGGGTCGGCCACGACCCGGAGCGGTTCCATGAGCAGGTGGTCGAGTTCCTGGCGGACCGGCGCCTGAGGAAACGATGA